Proteins encoded by one window of Rhodococcus sp. OK302:
- a CDS encoding LLM class flavin-dependent oxidoreductase, giving the protein MRYGLGLYTGQVPSGEDISFHDEYARIIEQAKLAEDVGLDSVWLSEHHGAADGYLPSMLPIAAAILASTKRLVVGTAVLLAPFHNPLRLAEDVAVLDQMSGGRFILGMGTGWRRSEFRAFGAEMATRGRALEETVQILRKAWQGERFGFDGRVHQIDTAVVRPEPYTPGGPPIWLGGTGPRALARAGRLGDGYFGVSAPFDSAMSSFSKVLDSAPNERRTSFSFGQLRSGFIADDPELGWKLAGRGMTYTMDVHARWAAEEAGNPVEPDANLSSEEAVRQYNLIGTPDEVTAALSSYEQRFAGRADSHLCFRLYHPFMPHDAVLDAIQTFGRVIVPALRGPVGGSAPLG; this is encoded by the coding sequence ATGCGATATGGACTTGGTCTGTACACCGGGCAGGTGCCGTCGGGCGAGGACATCAGCTTTCATGATGAGTACGCCCGGATCATCGAGCAGGCGAAACTCGCCGAAGACGTTGGTCTGGACTCCGTGTGGTTGAGCGAGCATCACGGGGCGGCCGATGGCTACCTGCCGTCGATGCTGCCGATCGCGGCGGCGATCCTTGCCTCGACGAAACGGCTGGTGGTGGGGACCGCAGTCTTGCTGGCTCCATTTCACAACCCCCTCCGACTGGCCGAGGACGTGGCTGTTCTCGACCAGATGTCGGGTGGGAGATTCATTCTGGGTATGGGAACGGGGTGGCGGCGCAGCGAGTTCCGGGCGTTCGGTGCCGAGATGGCCACCCGGGGTAGAGCGCTGGAGGAAACCGTCCAGATCCTCCGAAAGGCCTGGCAGGGCGAGCGCTTCGGATTCGACGGGCGGGTGCACCAGATCGACACCGCTGTCGTCAGGCCGGAGCCGTACACCCCTGGCGGTCCGCCGATCTGGCTCGGGGGCACGGGGCCGCGGGCGCTGGCGCGTGCCGGGCGCCTGGGCGACGGTTACTTCGGGGTTTCTGCTCCGTTCGACTCGGCCATGTCGAGTTTCTCCAAGGTGCTCGATTCGGCGCCGAACGAGCGGCGGACGTCCTTCTCCTTCGGACAGCTGCGATCGGGTTTCATTGCCGACGATCCGGAGCTGGGCTGGAAGCTCGCAGGGCGAGGGATGACCTACACGATGGACGTGCACGCTCGGTGGGCGGCCGAGGAAGCGGGCAACCCCGTCGAGCCTGACGCCAACCTCTCATCGGAGGAGGCCGTGCGGCAGTACAACCTCATCGGAACACCGGACGAGGTGACGGCTGCCCTGAGTTCCTATGAGCAGAGATTTGCCGGCCGAGCTGACTCGCACCTCTGTTTCCGGCTCTACCATCCCTTTATGCCGCACGATGCGGTGCTCGACGCCATCCAGACGTTCGGTAGGGTAATAGTTCCCGCTTTGCGTGGCCCAGTGGGCGGCAGCGCGCCGCTGGGTTGA
- a CDS encoding TetR/AcrR family transcriptional regulator produces the protein MPPKRSAERHANVLDAAIELIRRKGIDGTSLQDIADAVGIKKGSLSTYFSSKDELVELIQARFTDVAEQELAKIAERSDLTADERFRELLYFHAEHCALRVSSPVLVGFMQLWTSPSSPNDPHQPAIVRQYQRTFEDAVAQCSHKRIFRKVDPELVVNGLMGSMSWCAFWYNEEEHGPLRPLVDKIIDMAFDGLRTRPRGSGGAKGRAAN, from the coding sequence GTGCCACCCAAGCGCTCTGCCGAACGGCATGCCAACGTTCTCGACGCGGCCATCGAACTGATCCGTCGGAAGGGCATCGACGGAACGAGTCTGCAGGACATTGCCGACGCGGTAGGAATAAAAAAGGGCAGCCTCAGTACATACTTCTCCTCCAAGGATGAGCTGGTCGAGCTGATCCAGGCGCGGTTCACTGACGTGGCGGAGCAGGAGTTGGCCAAGATCGCGGAGCGTAGCGACCTTACGGCGGACGAGCGGTTCCGGGAGCTTCTCTATTTTCATGCCGAGCATTGCGCCCTGCGCGTGTCGTCCCCCGTGCTCGTAGGCTTCATGCAACTGTGGACATCGCCGTCCTCGCCTAATGATCCTCACCAGCCGGCAATTGTCCGCCAGTACCAGCGAACCTTCGAAGATGCCGTTGCTCAATGCTCACACAAGCGCATCTTCCGAAAGGTCGATCCGGAGCTCGTCGTGAACGGACTCATGGGCAGCATGAGTTGGTGCGCGTTCTGGTACAACGAGGAAGAGCACGGGCCGCTGCGGCCGCTGGTGGACAAGATTATCGATATGGCCTTCGACGGACTACGCACTCGGCCAAGGGGTTCCGGCGGAGCAAAGGGGCGGGCGGCGAACTGA